CGCCCGTTACGCCGAGCCTGAGTCGGTGCATGTCCGCCCCCGGGGAGGTGTGTGCAGGGAACGTCGATCTCGGACTGGGGACACAGGTTCGACGCAAGAGAGTTGCGTCGCGTTTACGTCACGACCCCGCGCGATCCGGCCGGGTCACTTCGCGAGGTCTCTCAGCGCCTTCCGGAATCGCTGCTGAGCCTCGACCGCGATGGCGAGTCCGTCGTCCACATCCGGGTCGTGGGGGGTCAGCAGGATCCCGCTCGCCGTCTCGACCGCGAGCACTTCGTCGCCCGCCTCGAGGTGGAGGCGTTGCACCATGTCCTCTGGCAGCGTGACGCCGATGGACCCGCCCATTCGCCGCAGCCTCACACGTCGAACCATGAAGTCTCCAGGTGACACCCGAATGTTCCGCCTGGTCCGGGCCTATCGTTCCCACAAGTTGAACATCGTATGATGAGACGCACGCCCCCATTATACCCCTGGTATCGAGGTTCAGATGCGTTCCCTGTCCGTTGCCCTCGTTCTTCCCGTCGCCGCTCTCGCGCTGCCCGTCGAGACGCCGCTCGCGGCGCAGGAGCGGCCGTTCACGTTCATGGATGTGCAGGAGATGAAACGCGCCGGTTCGATGACGCCGAGTCCGGACGGGGCGTGGATGCTGTACACGGTGACGACGCCGGACTGGGAGGCGGCGGAGTCCCAGACGGACATTCACCTCGTGTCGCTGAGCGAGGGCGTCCCGTCGGACCGTCGGCTCACCTACACGGAAGACAAGAACGAGACGAACCCGACCTGGGCTCCGGACGGGTCGTTCTTCCTCTTCGCCTCCAACCGGGACGGGGACGACACGCAGCTCTACATGATGCGCCACGACGGGGGCGAGGCCCGGAAGATCACCGACGCAGCGGAGGGCGTGTCCGGCTTCGCGTTCAGCCCCGACGGGCGCTGGCTCGTGTACCGCTCCGGCGAGAACGGCCGGGAACAGCTCTACCGGCTGCCGGCCGGCGACCTCGCGGACGCGGAACCCGAGCAGCTCACCGACGGCGAGGCCGGCGTCGACCAGTGGGACTTCTCCCCCGACGGGACCCGCGTCTACTTCGCTCGTCCGGATTCATTCGACGAGGACGAGGTGAAGCGGCGCGAGGAGGGCTTCACGGTCGACGTCCGGAACGCGGTCACGCCGCTCTCGAGCCTGTGGAGCGTGGAGATCGAGACCGCCACGGAGAGCCGCGAGACGGACAATCCATCCTACAGCGTGAACGGCTTCACGATCTCCGATGACGGCCGCTGGATCGGGATCACCGGCGGCTCGACGAAGCGCTACGAACGCAACATCACGGCGCAGCGGCTCTACGCGGACCTCTATCTCATGGAAGTCGCGACGGGCGAGATCGAGCGCCTCACGAACAACTACGAGGTCGGCGAGGGCGGGCTCAGCTTCTCCCCCGACGGCCGCTGGCTCGCCTTCTCCGCGCCGGCTGAGATGGAGCGCTACTCGATGACGGAGAACCGCGTCTACATCCGCGAGGTGGACGACCGCGGGGGCGCGTTCCGGAAGCTCGGCGCCGACTTCGACCAGAGTTCGAGCGTCGGGTTCTGGTCCGAGGATTCGAACACGATCTACTTCAACGCCGGCGTGAAGGTGACGACGCAGTTGCACGCCCTCGACGTGGAGACGGGGGCGGTGCGGCAGCTCACCGACGAGCGGGCGGCGCTTTCGGTCTCCCGCGACGACGACACGGGCACGCTTCTCATCGGCTACAGCGACCCGAAGACGCCCCCCACGGTGTTCGCGGTCGCGAGCGTGGACGATGTCCCGGACCGCTCCAAGTGGACGCAGCTGATCGACGTGAACCCGCAGTTGCGCGAGGTGGCCTTCGGCGAGGAGACCGAAGTCAACTGGCGTTCGTCGGACGGCAAGATGGTCGGCGGCGTCCTCGTCTATCCCGTCGGGTACGAGGAGGGGACGCGCTATCCGCTCATCGTCTCCATCCACGGG
Above is a window of Candidatus Palauibacter scopulicola DNA encoding:
- a CDS encoding AbrB/MazE/SpoVT family DNA-binding domain-containing protein — encoded protein: MVRRVRLRRMGGSIGVTLPEDMVQRLHLEAGDEVLAVETASGILLTPHDPDVDDGLAIAVEAQQRFRKALRDLAK
- a CDS encoding S9 family peptidase; translation: MRSLSVALVLPVAALALPVETPLAAQERPFTFMDVQEMKRAGSMTPSPDGAWMLYTVTTPDWEAAESQTDIHLVSLSEGVPSDRRLTYTEDKNETNPTWAPDGSFFLFASNRDGDDTQLYMMRHDGGEARKITDAAEGVSGFAFSPDGRWLVYRSGENGREQLYRLPAGDLADAEPEQLTDGEAGVDQWDFSPDGTRVYFARPDSFDEDEVKRREEGFTVDVRNAVTPLSSLWSVEIETATESRETDNPSYSVNGFTISDDGRWIGITGGSTKRYERNITAQRLYADLYLMEVATGEIERLTNNYEVGEGGLSFSPDGRWLAFSAPAEMERYSMTENRVYIREVDDRGGAFRKLGADFDQSSSVGFWSEDSNTIYFNAGVKVTTQLHALDVETGAVRQLTDERAALSVSRDDDTGTLLIGYSDPKTPPTVFAVASVDDVPDRSKWTQLIDVNPQLREVAFGEETEVNWRSSDGKMVGGVLVYPVGYEEGTRYPLIVSIHGGPASADILRFNGGYNAQVYAGAGYAVLKPNYRGSRNYGNAHRTDIVGDYFTMGYEDIITGVDYLIAEGIVDGDRMGALGWSAGGHWSNWILTQTDRFKAISSGAGTMNWISMYAQSDVQRNRQFYVGDGFLYEDFDTYFDQSPLKYIINAKTPTMIHVVEGDPRVPSPQSVELHMALKKLDVPTELFMYPGRSHGIPDPRNRLVKAVSEMAWMDYYVRGMGEKFQWRQVLETLEPEEAPTVVSER